One genomic window of Solanum stenotomum isolate F172 chromosome 9, ASM1918654v1, whole genome shotgun sequence includes the following:
- the LOC125875901 gene encoding chitin elicitor receptor kinase 1-like, producing MFESRPRSVLSLGVFVILVYLSSVPLPVNSQCNRGCDLALASFYVWRGSNLTLISEMFSTSIPDIVSYNNRDNIPNQDSVIAGTRINIPFRCDCLNDGEVLGHAFPYRVKTGDTYDLVARNYSDLTTAQWMMKFNSYPENNIPDTVNLSVVVNCSCGNSDVSKDFGLFVTYPVRAEDNLTSVASAANVSEDIIRRYNPAAESILDIGEGIIYIPGRDRNGNFPPLPTSTDGLSGGAKAGISIGAIGVVLLLAGLVYVGCYRNKTQKVSLLRSEDHLHQYGHGPEGSTTVKAADSGRLADGNSPVLSGITVDKSVEFTYEELATATNDFSIANKIGQGGFGAVYYAELRGEKAAIKKMDMEATREFLAELKVLTNVHHLNLVRLIGYCVEGSLFLVYEYVENGHIGQHLRGTGRDPLPWSKRVQIALDSARGLEYIHEHTVPVYIHRDIKTANILIDKNFHAKVADFGLTKLTEVGSSSLQTRLVGTFGYMPPEYAQYGDVSPKVDVYAFGVVLYELISAKEAIVKPNGSVTESKGLVALFEEVLNQPDPDEDLRQLVDPRLGDDYPLDSVRKMAQLAKACTHENPLIRPSMRSIVVALMTLSSSTEDWDVGSFYGNQGMINLMSGR from the exons ATGTTTGAATCCAGGCCAAGAAGTGTTTTGAGCTTAGGGGTTTTTGTTATACTAGTTTACTTATCCTCTGTTCCATTACCAGTTAACTCCCAATGTAATAGAGGCTGCGATTTAGCTTTAGCTTCATTCTATGTCTGGCGAGGTTCAAATCTCACTTTAATCTCAGAGATGTTCTCCACCAGTATACCAGATATCGTTTCTTACAACAACAGGGACAACATCCCTAATCAAGATAGTGTAATCGCCGGGACAAGGATTAACATACCTTTCCGTTGTGATTGCTTGAACGACGGGGAGGTATTGGGCCATGCTTTCCCGTACAGGGTTAAAACTGGTGATACTTATGATCTTGTGGCGAGGAACTACTCTGATTTGACGACTGCACAGTGGATGATGAAGTTTAATAGTTATCCTGAGAATAATATCCCGGATACTGTGAATTTAAGTGTTGTAGTGAATTGTTCTTGTGGGAATAGTGATGTTTCGAAGGATTTTGGGTTGTTTGTGACGTACCCTGTGCGTGCGGAGGATAACTTGACGTCAGTGGCTTCAGCAGCCAATGTGAGTGAAGATATAATCCGAAGGTATAATCCTGCAGCGGAGTCCATATTAGATATAGGGGAAGGAATCATCTATATACCGGGAAGAG ATAGAAATGGGAACTTTCCGCCGCTGCCAACAAG CACAGATG GTTTGTCTGGTGGCGCTAAAGCTGGGATATCTATAGGAGCAATAGGAGTAGTCTTGCTGTTGGCTGGTTTGGTTTATGTAGGATGTTATAGGAACAAAACACAAAAGGTTTCGCTGCTCAGATCTGAAGACCACCTCCATCAGTATGGTCATG GCCCAGAAGGCAGTACGACAGTTAAAGCTGCTGATTCCGGTCGCCTGGCTGATGGCAATTCTCCAGTGCTTTCAGGCATAACTGTGGATAAATCTGTTGAGTTCACTTATGAAGAGCTTGCTACTGCAACTAATGACTTCAGCATCGCTAACAAAATTGGACAAGGTGGTTTTGGTGCGGTTTATTATGCTGAGCTCAGAGGCGAG AAAGCAGCTATCAAGAAAATGGACATGGAAGCTACAAGGGAGTTTCTAGCTGAATTGAAGGTCTTGACAAATGTTCATCACCTGAACCTG GTGCGCTTGATAGGCTATTGTGTTGAAGGTTCCCTCTTCCTTGTATATGAATACGTTGAGAATGGCCACATAGGACAACATCTACGTGGTACAg GAAGGGACCCATTGCCATGGTCTAAGAGGGTTCAAATTGCTCTAGATTCAGCTAGAGGTCTTGAGTACATACATGAACATACCGTACCAGTTTACATCCATCGTGATATTAAAACAGCAAATATTCTGATAGACAAAAACTTCCATGCAAAG GTTGCAGATTTTGGTTTAACGAAACTGACTGAAGTTGGAAGCTCATCTTTGCAAACACGACTTGTGGGTACATTTGGATACATGCCTCCAGA GTATGCTCAGTATGGTGATGTCTCTCCTAaagttgatgtttatgcttttggTGTTGTCCTATATGAACTAATTTCAGCCAAGGAAGCGATTGTCAAGCCAAATGGTTCTGTAACTGAATCCAAGGGTCTTGTTGCTTTG TTTGAAGAAGTACTTAATCAGCCAGATCCTGATGAAGATCTTCGCCAACTGGTTGACCCAAGACTTGGAGACGACTATCCCCTTGATTCAGTCCGGAag ATGGCACAGCTTGCCAAAGCTTGCACCCATGAAAATCCCCTAATAAGACCAAGTATGAGATCAATAGTGGTTGCGTTGATGACACTCTCTTCGTCGACAGAAGATTGGGATGTTGGATCTTTCTATGGAAATCAAGGCATGATAAACCTTATGTCTGGAAGGTAG
- the LOC125875902 gene encoding chitin elicitor receptor kinase 1-like: MFESNPKNFMLNLSLFFILIYLSSAPLPANSQCNRGCDLALASFYVWRGTDLTYIANLFNIETRQEIMDYNTRDTIPNLDSVIAGTRINIPFRCDCLEDGDFLGHDFQYEANSGDTYSIIASNYSDLTSVDLLRRFNSRYPENNIPTGVNLSVVVNCSCGDRDVSEDFGVFVTYPLRSEENLTYVAATTNVSAELIRRYNPDMDAKFSAGEGIIYIPGRGWWSCSFALFLSDNT; the protein is encoded by the coding sequence ATGTTTGAATCCAACCCAAAAAACTTTATGTTGAACTTATCCCTTTTCTTTATACTAATTTACTTATCCTCTGCTCCATTACCAGCTAACTCTCAATGCAACAGAGGTTGCGATTTAGCATTAGCTTCATTCTACGTATGGCGAGGAACAGATCTCACTTACATCGCAAATTTATTCAATATCGAAACTAGACAAGAAATCATGGATTACAACACCAGAGACACCATCCCAAATCTAGACAGTGTAATCGCCGGAACTAGAATTAACATACCTTTTCGCTGTGATTGCTTGGAGGACGGCGATTTTTTAGGTCATGATTTTCAATATGAGGCTAATTCAGGGGATACGTATAGTATAATTGCGTCGAATTACTCTGATTTGACGAGTGTTGATTTGTTGAGGAGGTTTAATAGTAGATACCCGGAGAATAATATTCCGACTGGTGTGAATTTGAGTGTTGTAGTGAATTGTTCTTGTGGAGATAGAGATGTTTCTGAAGATTTTGGGGTTTTTGTGACGTATCCTTTGAGATCAGAGGAGAACTTGACGTATGTGGCGGCGACGACGAATGTGAGTGCTGAGTTAATACGAAGGTATAATCCAGATATGGATGCTAAATTCAGTGCCGGAGAAGGGATCATCTATATTCCGGGAAGAGGTTGGTGGTCATGCTCTTTTGCTTTATTTCTTTCGGATAATACATAA